A window of the Oryza brachyantha chromosome 5, ObraRS2, whole genome shotgun sequence genome harbors these coding sequences:
- the LOC102703868 gene encoding mannosylglycoprotein endo-beta-mannosidase, with translation MAAAAAAAAAEVGKRVLDTGWLAARSTEVALTGEQLTTTDPPAADPEPATPWMHAAVPGTVLGTLLKNKLIPDPFYGLNNESIIDIAKSGRGHYTFWFFTTFQCAPAGHQHVSLNFRGINYSAEVYLNGHKEVLPKGMFRRHTLDITDVLHPDGKNLLAVLVHPPDHPGAIPPQGGQGGDHEIGKDVATQYVEGWDWICPIRDRNTGIWDEVSISVTGPVSITDPHLVSTFHDDFKRSYLHCTLQLENKSSWLSDCTLKIQVSTELEENICLVEHLQSYEISVPPNSVLEYTIPPLFFYKPNLWWPNGMGKQSLYNVEIGVDVNGFGESDSWNHYFGFRKIESTIDDSTGGRIFMVNGEPVFIRGGNWILSDGLLRLTRKRYMTDIKFHADMNFNMLRCWGGGLAERPDFYHFCDIYGLMVWQEFWITGDVDGRGIPISNPNGPLDHDLFLLCARDTVKLLRNHASLALWVGGNEQVPPVDINKTLKNDLKLHPMFVSNHTTKIPGKYISQDPTDPSKYLDGTRVYVQGSMWDGFANGKGDFTDGPYEIQYPDSFFKNSFYKYGFNPEVGSVGVPVAATIRATMPTEGWSIPIFKKRIDGYINEVPNPIWDYHKYIPYSKPGRVHDQIELYGHPSDLDDFCEKAQLVNYVQYRALLEGWTSFMWTKFTGVLIWKTQNPWTGLRGQFYDHLQDQTAGFYGCRCAAEPIHVQLNLDSYFIEVVNTTADELPEVAVEISVWDLDGTSPYYSVTEKIVVPPKKVKQIVEMAYPKTKNPKPVYFLLLKLFKLSDNSVLSRNFYWLHLPGKDYKLLEQYRQKQIPLKIDSKISITGSEYTVRMSIENMSKKPENANSVSTMKSADANGSSRTGEEITHDGHGSGLWGKLRRGLRITGSDDNPRTVEVKGADAGVAFFLHFSVHTSEASSSQDMYKDTRILPVHYSDNYFSLVPGEKMAIDISFEAPQGSTPRVILKGWNYHLGHAVTMQGVL, from the exons atggcggctgctgctgctgctgcagcggcGGAAGTGGGGAAGCGGGTGCTCGACACGGGCTGGCTCGCCGCGCGCTCCACCGAGGTGGCCCTCACCGGCGAGCAGCTCACCACCACCgaccctcccgccgccgaccccGAGCCGGCGACCCCATGGATgcacgccgccgtccccggcAC TGTGCTGGGGACGCTGCTGAAGAACAAGCTGATCCCTGACCCCTTCTACGGGCTTAACAACGAGTCGATCATCGACATCGCCAAATCCGGCAGGGGGCACTACACCTTCTGGTTTTTCACCACCTTCCAGTGTGCTCCG GCAGGACACCAGCATGTGAGTTTAAACTTTCGTGGAATAAACTATTCAGCAGAAGTGTATTTAAATGGGCACAAAGAAGTACTTCCAAAAGGGATGTTCCGAAGGCATACCCTTGATATTACTGATGTTCTTCATCCTGATGGTAAAAATCTGCTTGCTGTTCTTGTTCATCCTCCTGATCATCCTGGTGCGATTCCTCCTCAGGGAGGTCAGGGTGGTGATCATGAG ATTGGGAAGGATGTTGCTACACAGTATGTTGAAGGATGGGACTGGATATGTCCAATAAG GGATCGGAACACGGGTATCTGGGATGAAGTATCAATATCCGTTACTGGG CCTGTGAGCATAACAGATCCTCACCTGGTTTCAACTTTTCATGATGATTTTAAGAGGTCATATCTTCACTGTACACTTCAGTTGGAGAACAAAAGTTCATGGCTTTCAGATTGTACattgaaaattcaagtttCAACTGAACTCGAGGAGAACATTTGCTTGGTGGAACATCTTCAGAGTTATGAGATATCAGTTCCTCCCAACTCAGTTCTAGAATACACGATCCCTCCT CTGTTCTTCTACAAGCCAAACCTGTGGTGGCCAAATGGCATGGGAAAGCAATCCTTATACAATGTTGAGATTGGTGTTGATGTCAATGGATTTGGTGAATCCGACTCATGGAATCATTATTTTGGATTCCGTAAGATTGAGAGTACTATTGATGATTCTACTGGTGGGAG GATCTTCATGGTAAACGGCGAACCTGTTTTCATCCGAGGAGGGAACTGGATATTGTCAGATGGCCTTCTTCGATTAACAAGGAAGCGATATATGACTGACATCAAGTTTCATGCTGATATGAACTTCAATATGCTTCGCTGTTGGGGTGGTGGATTAGCTGAAAGACctgatttttatcatttttgtgATATCTATGGTTTGATG GTTTGGCAGGAATTCTGGATAACTGGAGATGTTGATGGACGGGGAATTCCAATATCAAATCCAAACGGTCCTTTGGACCATGATCTCTTCCTTCTATGTGCTAGAGATACTGTCAAATTACTTAGGAATCATGCTAGCCTAGCTCTGTGGGTTGGTGGCAATGAGCAAGTCCCACCAGTTGACATTAACAAAACACTGAAGAATGATCTGAAACTACATCCTATGTTTGTAAGTAACCATACAACAAAAATTCCAGGAAAGTATATATCACAAGACCCAACTGACCCAAGTAAATACCTTGATGGCACTCGGGTCTATGTTCAAGGATCAATGTGGGATGGTTTTGCCAATGGGAAAGGCGACTTTACTGATGGCCCATATGAGATTCAATATCCAGACAGTTTTTTCAAGAACagtttctataaatatggGTTTAATCCCGAAGTTGGGTCTGTGGGGGTTCCAGTTGCTGCAACAATTAGAGCAACAATGCCCACAGAAGGTTGGAGCATTCCAATTTTTAAGAAGAGGATCGATGGGTACATAAATGAAGTACCAAATCCAATATGGGATTACCACAAGTACATCCCCTACTCAAAACCAGGGAGGGTCCATGATCAGATTGAACTGTATGGCCATCCAAGTGATCTTGATGATTTCTGTGAGAAA GCACAATTGGTCAATTATGTTCAGTACCGAGCACTTCTAGAAGGATGGACTTCTTTCATGTGGACAAAGTTTACAGGTGTTCTAATTTGGAAGACACAGAATCCATGGACTGGGCTACGAGGACAATTCTATGATCATCTCCAAGACCAAACAGCTGGGTTTTATGGTTGCCGTTGTGCTGCTGAACCAATTCATGTACAACTGAATTTGGATAGTTACTTCATAGAG GTGGTAAACACTACAGCCGATGAACTCCCGGAAGTGGCTGTTGAAATATCAGTATGGGATCTGGATGGCACATCCCCATATTACAGTGTTACTGAGAAAATAGTGGTGCCTCCCAAAAAAGTGAAGCAAATTGTGGAGATGGCATATCCTAAGACGAAGAACCCAAAGCCTGTCTATTTTCTACTTCTCAAACTTTTTAAGCTGTCAGACAACTCGGTACTCTCCAGGAACTTCTACTGGCTACATCTTCCTGGGAAAGACTACAAGTTGTTGGAACAATATCGGCAGAAACAGATACCACTGAAGATTGACTCGAAGATTTCCATCACAGGCTCCGAGTACACGGTTAGAATGTCCATAGAGAACATGTCAAAGAAGCCAGAAAACGCGAACTCAGTATCAACCATGAAATCAGCCGATGCAAATGGTTCCAGCAGAACCGGAGAAGAAATCACCCATGATGGACATGGCAGTGGTCTGTGGGGGAAATTACGCAGAGGCCTCAGGATCACAGGGTCAGATGACAACCCAAGGACAGTGGAGGTGAAAGGAGCTGATGCCGGCGTCGCGTTTTTCCTCCATTTCTCGGTGCACACATCTGAAGCATCATCCAGCCAAGATATGTACA